One stretch of Streptomyces peucetius DNA includes these proteins:
- a CDS encoding S8 family peptidase, producing MAHLGSRRRRALALPAGLALTASLGFLPAGAATAAPVDDVPAVVQADGPKLSYVVNVKGGHGTAKSVKKAIAKAGGTVVIAYDQIGVIVVHSQNPDFATTIRGVRGVQSAGATRTAPLAPSADMAIESERPLSAAEAKASAAVADTGQDPLEPLQLDLPAIKADQAHKKTLGSDKVTVAVIDTGVDDTHPDLAPNFDRDASVSCVGGVPNTADGAWRPGPTESDHGTHVAGTIAAAKNGVGVTGVAPGVKVSGIKVSQPDGFFYTEAVVCGFVWAAEHGVDVTNNSYYTDPWLFNCKNDADQKALVEAVSRATRYAEGKGAVNVAAAGNSRMDLAADELTDTSSPNDTTPGERVINPRECLDIPTQISGVVTVSALGAKGLKASYSNYGHGVVDISAPGGDATRYQMPDAPAVDGRILSTVPGGYGYKAGTSMASPHVAGVAALIKSTHPYASPALVKGLLYAQADDTACTNPYDINGDGTVDAVCEGGESKNGFYGQGVTDALDAVRW from the coding sequence ATGGCTCATCTGGGATCCAGACGGCGTCGCGCACTCGCGCTGCCCGCCGGTCTGGCGCTCACGGCCTCGCTCGGCTTCCTGCCCGCGGGGGCCGCTACGGCGGCGCCGGTCGACGACGTACCCGCGGTGGTCCAGGCGGACGGACCGAAGCTCAGTTACGTCGTGAACGTGAAGGGCGGACACGGCACCGCCAAGTCGGTCAAGAAGGCCATAGCCAAGGCCGGCGGAACGGTGGTGATCGCCTACGACCAGATAGGTGTCATCGTCGTCCACTCGCAGAACCCGGACTTCGCCACCACGATCCGTGGTGTGCGGGGTGTGCAGTCCGCCGGTGCGACCCGTACCGCGCCGCTGGCGCCCTCGGCCGACATGGCCATCGAGTCGGAGCGGCCGCTCAGCGCCGCGGAGGCCAAGGCGTCCGCAGCCGTGGCGGACACGGGCCAGGACCCGCTGGAGCCCCTGCAGTTGGACCTGCCGGCCATCAAGGCCGACCAGGCCCACAAGAAGACGCTCGGCAGCGACAAGGTCACCGTCGCCGTCATCGACACGGGTGTCGACGACACCCACCCGGACCTCGCGCCGAACTTCGACCGTGACGCGTCCGTCAGCTGCGTGGGCGGCGTGCCGAACACGGCCGACGGTGCCTGGCGTCCGGGCCCGACCGAGTCCGACCACGGCACCCACGTCGCGGGCACGATCGCCGCGGCCAAGAACGGTGTCGGCGTCACCGGTGTCGCGCCGGGTGTGAAGGTCTCCGGCATCAAGGTCTCGCAGCCGGACGGCTTCTTCTACACCGAGGCCGTCGTCTGCGGCTTCGTCTGGGCCGCCGAGCACGGTGTCGACGTGACCAACAACAGCTACTACACGGACCCGTGGCTGTTCAACTGCAAGAACGACGCGGACCAGAAGGCGCTCGTCGAGGCCGTCTCCCGCGCCACCCGCTACGCCGAGGGCAAGGGCGCGGTCAACGTCGCCGCGGCCGGCAACTCCCGTATGGACCTGGCGGCGGACGAGCTCACCGACACCTCGAGCCCCAACGACACCACCCCGGGCGAGCGGGTCATCAACCCGCGCGAGTGCCTCGACATCCCGACGCAGATCTCGGGCGTCGTCACGGTGTCCGCGCTGGGTGCGAAGGGCCTGAAGGCCTCGTACTCCAACTACGGTCACGGTGTGGTCGACATCTCCGCGCCCGGCGGAGACGCGACGCGCTACCAGATGCCGGACGCCCCGGCCGTGGACGGCCGGATCCTGTCGACGGTCCCCGGCGGCTACGGCTACAAGGCCGGTACGTCGATGGCCTCCCCGCACGTCGCCGGTGTGGCCGCGCTGATCAAGTCGACCCACCCGTACGCGTCGCCGGCTCTGGTCAAGGGCCTGCTGTACGCGCAGGCGGACGACACCGCATGCACCAATCCGTACGACATCAACGGTGACGGCACCGTCGACGCGGTCTGCGAGGGCGGCGAGAGCAAGAACGGCTTCTACGGCCAGGGTGTCACGGACGCCCTGGACGCGGTCCGCTGGTAA
- a CDS encoding VIT family protein — protein MSETTGGQMPDEPHAEGLGTRLNWLRAAVLGANDGIVSTAGIVVGVAGATDSRGALLTAGLAGLLAGSMSMAAGEYVSVSTQRDSEKAALAVEKRELSEQPEAELDELTRMLAGRGLSEEVAREAAVQLTERDALRAHARVELGIDPDEPTRPWQAAGASFLAFTAGALLPLLAIVLPPAPARLYVTVVSVLVALALTGWWSARLGAAPVKPAVLRNVSGGALAMAVTYAAGSALGAAGV, from the coding sequence ATGAGTGAAACAACGGGCGGCCAGATGCCCGACGAACCTCACGCCGAGGGTCTCGGCACCCGTCTCAACTGGCTGCGCGCCGCCGTCCTCGGAGCGAACGACGGAATCGTCTCCACCGCGGGCATCGTCGTCGGCGTGGCCGGTGCGACGGACTCCCGGGGCGCGCTGCTCACCGCCGGGCTGGCCGGACTGCTCGCCGGTTCGATGTCGATGGCGGCCGGTGAGTACGTCTCCGTCTCCACCCAGCGCGACTCCGAGAAGGCCGCTCTGGCGGTGGAGAAGCGTGAGCTGAGCGAACAGCCGGAGGCCGAACTGGACGAGCTGACCCGGATGCTGGCGGGCCGCGGTCTGTCGGAGGAGGTGGCCAGGGAGGCCGCCGTCCAGCTCACGGAACGGGACGCGCTGCGCGCGCACGCGCGCGTGGAACTCGGCATCGATCCCGACGAGCCGACCCGCCCGTGGCAGGCGGCGGGCGCAAGCTTCCTCGCGTTCACGGCCGGCGCGCTGCTGCCGCTGCTGGCGATCGTGCTGCCGCCGGCGCCGGCCCGTCTGTACGTCACCGTCGTCTCCGTCCTCGTCGCGCTCGCGCTGACCGGCTGGTGGAGCGCCCGGCTGGGCGCGGCCCCGGTGAAACCCGCCGTCCTGCGCAACGTGTCCGGCGGGGCGCTCGCCATGGCGGTGACGTACGCGGCCGGGTCGGCGCTGGGCGCGGCGGGAGTGTGA
- a CDS encoding cation acetate symporter, giving the protein MSPVLHLAASNATTEHRPLIISLFAAFVIGTLFITVWAGRQTKDAADFYAGGRQFTGFQNGLAISGDYMSAASFLGIAGAIALYGYDGFLYSIGFLVAWLVALLLVAEPLRNSGRYTMGDVLAYRMRQRPVRTAAGASTIVVSIFYLLAQMAGAGILVSLLLGITSDGGKIAIVALVGLLMIVYVTIGGMKGTTWVQMVKAVLLIAGTLLITFLVLWKFNFNISDLLGEAAAKSEAAQKGNADAFLEPGLKYGVDGMTKLDFISLGIALVLGTAGLPHILIRFYTVPTAQAARKSVNWAIGIIGAFYLMTIALGFGAAAIVGPAEIKASNPAGNTAAPLLALHVGGVDSTWGAILLAVISAVAFATILAVVAGLTLASSSSFAHDIYANVIRRGQATEKEEVRAARWATVFIGIVSIALGALARDLNVAGLVALAFAVAASANLPTILYSLFWKRFTTQGALWSIYGGLASSVFLVLFSPVVSGSPSSMFPGVDFSWFPLSNPGLISIPLGFLLGWLGSILTKEKPDEGKYAELEVKSLTGIGAH; this is encoded by the coding sequence ATGAGCCCCGTCCTGCACCTCGCGGCGTCGAACGCCACCACCGAGCACCGGCCGCTGATCATCTCGCTCTTCGCGGCCTTCGTCATCGGGACCCTGTTCATCACCGTCTGGGCGGGCCGGCAGACCAAGGACGCCGCCGACTTCTACGCCGGCGGACGGCAGTTCACCGGCTTCCAGAACGGCCTCGCCATCTCCGGCGACTACATGTCGGCCGCCTCGTTCCTCGGCATCGCCGGCGCCATCGCCCTCTACGGCTACGACGGCTTCCTCTACTCGATCGGCTTCCTGGTCGCCTGGCTCGTCGCCCTGCTGCTCGTCGCGGAGCCGCTGCGCAACTCGGGCCGGTACACGATGGGCGACGTCCTGGCCTACCGGATGCGGCAGCGGCCCGTCCGGACCGCCGCAGGCGCCTCGACCATCGTCGTCTCGATCTTCTACCTGCTCGCGCAGATGGCGGGCGCGGGCATCCTCGTCTCGCTGCTGCTCGGCATCACCAGCGACGGCGGGAAGATCGCGATCGTCGCGCTCGTCGGTCTGCTGATGATCGTCTATGTGACCATCGGCGGCATGAAGGGCACCACCTGGGTGCAGATGGTCAAGGCCGTGCTGCTCATCGCGGGCACGCTCCTGATCACCTTCCTCGTGCTGTGGAAGTTCAACTTCAACATCTCCGACCTGCTCGGCGAGGCCGCGGCGAAGAGCGAGGCGGCTCAGAAGGGCAACGCCGACGCCTTCCTGGAGCCCGGCCTCAAGTACGGCGTCGACGGCATGACCAAGCTGGACTTCATCTCGCTCGGCATCGCCCTCGTCCTGGGCACCGCCGGACTCCCGCACATCCTGATCCGCTTCTACACCGTCCCCACGGCCCAGGCCGCCCGTAAGTCCGTCAACTGGGCCATCGGCATCATCGGCGCGTTCTACCTCATGACGATCGCGCTCGGCTTCGGCGCCGCCGCCATCGTCGGACCCGCGGAGATCAAGGCCTCCAACCCGGCCGGCAACACCGCCGCACCGCTGCTCGCCCTGCACGTCGGCGGCGTCGACTCCACCTGGGGCGCGATCCTGCTCGCCGTGATCTCGGCGGTCGCCTTCGCCACGATCCTCGCCGTCGTCGCCGGACTGACACTGGCCTCCTCGTCGTCGTTCGCGCACGACATCTACGCCAACGTCATCCGCAGGGGACAGGCCACGGAGAAGGAGGAGGTCCGCGCCGCTCGCTGGGCGACCGTCTTCATCGGCATCGTGTCCATCGCCCTCGGCGCGCTCGCCCGCGACCTCAATGTGGCCGGCCTCGTCGCCCTCGCCTTCGCGGTCGCCGCCTCCGCCAACCTGCCCACGATCCTCTACAGCCTGTTCTGGAAGAGGTTCACCACCCAGGGCGCCCTGTGGTCCATCTACGGAGGCCTCGCCTCCTCGGTGTTCCTGGTGCTGTTCTCCCCGGTGGTCTCCGGCAGCCCGTCGTCGATGTTCCCCGGCGTCGACTTCTCATGGTTCCCGCTGTCCAACCCCGGCCTCATCTCCATCCCGCTGGGCTTCCTGCTCGGCTGGCTCGGCTCGATCCTCACCAAGGAGAAGCCCGACGAGGGCAAGTACGCCGAGCTCGAGGTCAAGTCCCTCACCGGCATCGGCGCCCACTGA
- a CDS encoding SURF1 family protein, producing the protein MYRFLLSRQWVILTLIGLVLIPTMIELGFWQLHRHERRVAQNAVIARNLEAKPVPVGELTSPGHTVPRSDYWRQITATGTFDTAHEVVVRRRTNADDRVGFHVLTPLVLADGRAVLVNRGWVPAAADQKAFPEVPPAPEGTVTVTGRLKADETTGTSGIKDLKGLPPRQVMLINSEQQARLLDRQVLGGYLELSAPEPADGSPEMIPEPDHDSIGAHMAYAVQWWLFAAGVPVGWVILVRRERRDRAAAHESTPEPSPAAA; encoded by the coding sequence GTGTACCGCTTCCTGTTGTCCCGGCAGTGGGTGATTCTCACCCTCATCGGCCTCGTTCTCATTCCCACGATGATCGAGCTGGGCTTCTGGCAGCTGCACCGGCACGAGCGCAGGGTCGCGCAGAACGCGGTCATCGCGCGGAACCTCGAGGCGAAGCCGGTGCCGGTGGGTGAACTCACCTCCCCGGGGCACACCGTCCCACGCTCCGACTACTGGCGGCAGATCACCGCGACCGGCACCTTCGACACCGCCCACGAAGTGGTCGTACGCCGCCGTACCAACGCCGACGACCGCGTCGGCTTCCACGTACTGACACCGCTGGTCCTGGCCGACGGCCGCGCCGTCCTCGTCAACCGCGGCTGGGTCCCCGCGGCGGCCGACCAGAAGGCGTTCCCCGAGGTGCCGCCCGCGCCCGAGGGCACCGTCACCGTCACCGGCAGGCTCAAGGCCGACGAGACGACCGGCACCAGCGGCATCAAGGACCTGAAGGGTCTGCCGCCCCGCCAGGTGATGCTGATCAACAGCGAACAGCAGGCCCGGCTGCTGGACCGGCAGGTGCTCGGCGGCTACCTCGAGCTGTCGGCGCCGGAGCCCGCGGACGGCAGCCCGGAGATGATCCCGGAACCGGACCACGACTCCATCGGCGCGCACATGGCGTACGCCGTCCAGTGGTGGCTGTTCGCCGCGGGGGTGCCCGTCGGGTGGGTGATTCTGGTACGCCGGGAGAGGCGCGACCGCGCGGCGGCACACGAGAGCACCCCCGAGCCGTCCCCGGCGGCTGCTTAG
- a CDS encoding CoA transferase has protein sequence MTHPSSKPPANARAKTPAHSPADGTAQAWEALGGDPALLDRVTYRSGGALPARLPVMELSRATVAVCSLAAAELAARRGDGAVPSVRVDDGAVTTAFRSDRLVRVDGVAPATFAPLSRFWRTADGWVRTHANYPHHRARLLTALSLPPDAGVEAAEEAIAARRALDVEESVYAAGGLAVAVRDRAAWARHPQGTAAAGHPLLRVERLGDACPPRRTDGPASLPCAGLRVLDLTRVLAGPVATRTLALLGADVLRVDAPHLPESQDAHNDTGSGKRSTLLDLAGAADRVTFGELLALADVVVTGYRPGALDRFGLSPEALAERRPGLVVARLSAWGRYGPWSGRRGFDSLVQAATGIATTEGEDGRPGALPVQALDHGTGYLIAAGVLRALTGQHESGGTRLVEAALTQTAAWLTGRLAQEPETVAAAYDAERWLTERDSPVGRLRHALPAVGYEGGPADWAHPAGLWGTDAPQWADGPA, from the coding sequence ATGACCCACCCGTCCTCGAAGCCCCCCGCGAACGCCCGCGCGAAAACCCCCGCGCACTCCCCCGCCGACGGCACCGCCCAGGCATGGGAGGCACTGGGCGGCGACCCCGCGCTGCTCGACCGTGTCACCTACCGGAGCGGCGGCGCACTGCCCGCCCGGCTGCCGGTCATGGAACTGTCGCGTGCCACGGTCGCCGTCTGCTCGCTCGCCGCCGCCGAGCTCGCCGCGCGCCGGGGCGACGGCGCCGTCCCCTCCGTACGGGTCGACGACGGGGCGGTGACGACGGCGTTCCGCAGCGACCGGCTGGTACGGGTGGACGGCGTGGCACCGGCCACGTTCGCACCGCTGTCCCGGTTCTGGCGCACCGCGGACGGCTGGGTGCGTACGCACGCCAACTACCCCCACCACCGGGCACGGTTGCTCACGGCGCTGTCCCTGCCGCCGGACGCCGGGGTGGAGGCCGCCGAGGAGGCGATCGCCGCGCGCCGCGCGCTGGACGTGGAGGAGAGCGTGTACGCGGCGGGCGGCCTGGCCGTCGCCGTGCGCGACCGTGCCGCATGGGCGCGGCACCCGCAGGGCACGGCCGCCGCCGGACACCCGCTGCTGCGCGTGGAGCGGCTCGGCGACGCCTGCCCGCCCCGCAGGACGGACGGTCCGGCGTCGCTGCCCTGTGCGGGACTGCGCGTACTGGACCTGACCCGGGTGCTGGCCGGTCCGGTCGCCACGCGGACGCTCGCGCTGCTGGGCGCCGACGTACTGCGGGTCGACGCACCGCACCTGCCGGAGAGCCAGGACGCCCACAACGACACCGGCTCGGGCAAGCGGTCCACCCTGCTCGACCTGGCTGGCGCCGCCGACCGGGTCACGTTCGGCGAACTGCTGGCCCTGGCGGACGTGGTGGTGACCGGCTACCGCCCGGGCGCCCTCGACCGTTTCGGGCTCTCTCCCGAGGCGCTGGCCGAGCGCCGTCCCGGCCTGGTCGTGGCCCGGCTCTCGGCCTGGGGGCGGTACGGGCCGTGGTCCGGGCGGCGCGGCTTCGACAGCTTGGTCCAGGCGGCGACGGGCATCGCCACGACCGAGGGCGAGGACGGCCGCCCGGGTGCGCTGCCCGTCCAGGCGCTCGACCACGGCACGGGGTACCTGATCGCCGCCGGGGTGCTGCGCGCCCTGACCGGACAGCACGAGTCGGGGGGAACCCGGCTGGTGGAGGCGGCCCTCACACAGACGGCGGCCTGGCTGACCGGGCGCCTGGCGCAGGAACCGGAAACGGTGGCGGCGGCGTACGACGCCGAGCGGTGGCTCACCGAGCGCGACAGCCCCGTGGGCCGGCTGCGCCACGCCCTGCCGGCGGTGGGCTACGAGGGAGGGCCGGCCGACTGGGCGCACCCGGCGGGGCTGTGGGGGACGGACGCGCCGCAGTGGGCGGACGGACCGGCCTGA
- a CDS encoding DEDDh family exonuclease translates to MLDDRTTAAPTWPAAYPQRYAVVDVETTGLARDDRIVSAAVYHLDMHGNVEDHWYTLVNPERDPGPVRIHGLTSDVLEGAPLFGDIAAKLSERLDGRVLVAHNAAFDWSMIAREYARTRGAAPTRQRLCTIALAKELRLPLPNHKLESLAAHYGVVQQRAHHALDDARVLAEAFRPSLHTAARDGVRLPLLECRPLTEWSDAPATPRVGYQPSYGHSSWRPSRKRPPCPFPNPGRYEPGGQLLQGMRVAFSGDTSVERELLEDRAIEAGLHVATSVSRLTSLLVTNDPGASTSKTVKAASYDTPVVDEGAFTQLLRDVAPAAGPSSGGAPASE, encoded by the coding sequence ATGCTCGACGACCGTACGACCGCAGCACCGACGTGGCCGGCCGCGTACCCGCAGAGGTACGCGGTCGTCGACGTGGAGACCACCGGACTCGCCCGGGACGACCGGATAGTGTCGGCTGCCGTCTACCACCTCGACATGCACGGCAACGTCGAGGACCACTGGTACACGCTCGTCAACCCGGAGCGCGACCCGGGACCCGTGCGGATCCACGGACTGACGAGCGATGTGCTGGAGGGCGCGCCGCTGTTCGGCGACATCGCCGCCAAGCTGTCCGAGCGGCTCGACGGCCGGGTACTGGTCGCGCACAACGCCGCGTTCGACTGGTCAATGATCGCCAGGGAGTACGCGCGGACGCGCGGCGCGGCACCGACCCGGCAGCGGCTGTGCACCATCGCGCTCGCCAAGGAACTGCGGCTGCCGCTGCCCAACCACAAGCTCGAGTCGCTCGCCGCGCACTACGGCGTGGTGCAGCAGCGGGCGCACCACGCGCTGGACGACGCCCGCGTGCTCGCGGAGGCGTTCCGGCCCAGCCTGCACACCGCGGCCCGCGACGGAGTGCGGCTGCCGCTGCTGGAGTGCCGGCCGCTGACGGAGTGGTCGGACGCCCCCGCCACCCCGCGCGTCGGCTACCAGCCGTCGTACGGCCACAGCAGCTGGCGCCCGTCGCGCAAGCGCCCGCCGTGCCCGTTCCCCAACCCGGGGCGGTACGAGCCGGGTGGGCAGCTCCTGCAGGGGATGCGGGTCGCCTTCTCCGGGGACACGTCGGTGGAGCGCGAGTTGCTCGAGGACCGGGCGATCGAAGCGGGGCTGCACGTCGCGACGAGCGTGTCCCGGCTGACGAGCCTGCTGGTGACCAACGACCCCGGAGCGTCGACGTCCAAGACAGTGAAGGCGGCGTCGTACGACACGCCCGTCGTCGACGAGGGCGCCTTCACCCAGCTGCTGCGGGACGTGGCCCCCGCAGCCGGCCCGTCGTCCGGAGGGGCACCCGCATCGGAGTGA
- the moaA gene encoding GTP 3',8-cyclase MoaA, whose protein sequence is MLIDTYGRVATDLRVSLTDRCNLRCTYCMPEEGLQWLAKPDLLTDDEIVRLIRIAVTDLGIEEVRFTGGEPLLRPGLVGIVERCAALEPRPKMSLTTNGIGLRRTAAALKAAGLDRVNVSLDTLRPDVFKTLTRRDRHHDVLDGLEAARAAGLTPVKVNAVLMPGLNDDEAPDLLAWAVEHDYELRFIEQMPLDAQHGWKRDGMITAGDILASLRTRFGLTPEGDAARGSAPAERWLVDGGPQRVGVIASVTRPFCRACDRTRLTADGQVRTCLFATEETDLRAALRSEAPDEEIARIWRLAMWGKKAGSGLDDPSFLQPERPMSAIGG, encoded by the coding sequence GTGCTCATCGACACCTACGGCCGAGTCGCCACTGACCTGCGCGTTTCCCTGACCGACCGGTGCAATCTGCGGTGCACGTACTGCATGCCGGAAGAGGGCCTGCAGTGGCTGGCCAAGCCCGATCTGCTCACCGACGACGAAATCGTCCGCCTGATCCGCATCGCCGTCACCGACCTCGGGATCGAGGAGGTCCGCTTCACCGGCGGCGAGCCTCTGCTGCGTCCCGGCCTCGTCGGCATCGTCGAGCGCTGCGCGGCCCTCGAGCCGCGCCCGAAGATGTCCCTCACCACCAACGGCATCGGCCTGAGGCGCACCGCCGCCGCCCTGAAGGCCGCCGGTCTCGACCGGGTCAATGTCTCGCTGGACACCCTGCGGCCGGACGTCTTCAAGACCCTCACCCGCCGCGACCGCCACCACGACGTGCTCGACGGTCTCGAAGCCGCCCGCGCCGCCGGCCTCACCCCTGTCAAGGTCAACGCGGTCCTGATGCCCGGACTGAACGACGACGAGGCCCCCGACCTCCTCGCCTGGGCCGTGGAGCACGACTACGAACTGCGCTTCATCGAGCAGATGCCGCTCGACGCCCAGCACGGCTGGAAGCGTGACGGCATGATCACCGCCGGTGACATCCTCGCATCGCTGCGTACCCGCTTCGGCCTCACGCCCGAGGGTGACGCCGCGCGCGGCTCGGCGCCCGCGGAGCGGTGGCTCGTCGACGGCGGGCCGCAGCGGGTCGGCGTGATCGCCTCCGTCACCCGCCCGTTCTGCCGCGCCTGCGACCGCACCCGGCTCACCGCCGACGGCCAGGTGCGCACGTGCCTCTTCGCCACCGAGGAGACCGACCTGCGGGCCGCGCTGCGCTCCGAGGCGCCCGACGAGGAGATCGCGCGCATCTGGCGGCTGGCGATGTGGGGCAAGAAGGCAGGATCCGGTCTCGACGACCCGTCGTTCCTTCAGCCGGAGCGGCCCATGTCAGCCATCGGCGGCTGA
- a CDS encoding DUF485 domain-containing protein, producing the protein MTTDAPPPPEPAKAAGPAQPTTQSFTRVQQSTEFGELRRTYRSFAFPLTIAFSAWYLLYVLLSNYAGGFMGAKLFGNINVALVFGLAQFATTFLIAWFYSRHAAAKLDPKAEAIKSRMEADV; encoded by the coding sequence GTGACCACCGATGCACCGCCGCCGCCCGAGCCCGCCAAGGCCGCCGGTCCCGCCCAGCCCACCACGCAGTCGTTCACGCGGGTGCAGCAGAGTACGGAATTCGGCGAACTGCGCCGCACTTACCGTTCCTTCGCCTTCCCGCTGACCATCGCGTTCAGCGCCTGGTACCTGCTCTACGTACTGCTCTCCAACTACGCCGGCGGCTTCATGGGCGCGAAGCTCTTCGGCAACATCAACGTGGCCCTCGTCTTCGGGCTCGCCCAGTTCGCCACCACCTTCCTCATCGCCTGGTTCTACTCACGGCACGCCGCGGCGAAGCTCGACCCCAAGGCCGAGGCGATCAAGTCCCGTATGGAGGCCGACGTATGA
- a CDS encoding GlsB/YeaQ/YmgE family stress response membrane protein produces the protein MGWLWAIIVGFVLGLLAKAIIPGKQHSPLWLTTIFGIIGAIIGNAVARGFGIAATPGIDWGRHALQLAAAIVIVFLGDMAYTAVRGGKRQRT, from the coding sequence ATGGGCTGGTTGTGGGCGATCATCGTGGGATTCGTGCTGGGCCTGCTCGCGAAAGCGATCATTCCTGGCAAACAGCACAGTCCCCTCTGGCTGACCACCATCTTCGGCATCATCGGCGCCATCATCGGCAACGCCGTGGCGCGTGGATTCGGCATCGCGGCGACACCCGGTATCGACTGGGGCCGGCACGCGTTGCAGCTGGCGGCGGCCATCGTCATCGTCTTCCTGGGCGACATGGCGTACACCGCGGTACGCGGCGGGAAACGCCAACGCACCTGA
- a CDS encoding DUF3099 domain-containing protein gives MRKHGGAEVFRITGARQSLADDVRGRQRRYVISMSVRTVSVVLAAVLWNVERHVAVVALVLGILLPYISVVIANAGRENAPSLPSTFVPPPVRPEIEAAPGPDAAESGPEAGASPGGRPEAGPS, from the coding sequence ATGCGGAAGCACGGCGGAGCTGAGGTCTTCCGGATCACGGGGGCGCGGCAGAGTCTGGCCGACGACGTCCGCGGCAGGCAGCGCCGCTACGTGATCTCGATGTCGGTGCGGACCGTTTCCGTGGTCCTCGCGGCGGTCCTGTGGAACGTGGAGCGCCATGTGGCCGTTGTGGCGCTCGTGCTCGGCATACTGCTCCCCTACATCTCCGTCGTCATCGCCAACGCGGGGCGGGAGAACGCCCCTTCGCTGCCGTCGACGTTCGTTCCCCCGCCGGTCCGGCCCGAGATCGAGGCGGCCCCGGGGCCGGACGCGGCGGAATCCGGACCGGAGGCAGGGGCCTCTCCGGGGGGCCGTCCGGAGGCCGGACCGAGCTGA